The genomic DNA gtattttgttgcttttttttccttgggggtggggggtggggatgggggtttggggggttattggagtattttgtttctgttgcttGTTTTggatggtaatgtgtgtgtgtgtgtgtgtgtgtgtgtgtgtgtgtgtgtgtgtgtgtgtgtgtgtgtgtgctgttgttgttgttgttgttgttgttgatgttgttgttgttgttttttgttttggtatgtgtgtgtgtgtgtctgtctgtctgtctgtctgtctgtgtgtgagagagagagagagagagagagagagagagagagtgaatgagagagagaaagagacacagagagagagaagaagaagaaatcaacaaaaTCAATTATACTTAACTCACTGAGCGCTGTGTCCGAGCATAgctctttaaaaataaaaatcatgttCCTATATGAATACAGAACCGCAAAGGAAGGGAGATAACTTCTACAGCATTACCGGATGTATattctctggggtttttttttttttcgcatcaatatggcatggaagaCTGCTGAGGATATCAACTCCCCAGAGTTGATTAAGTGAAACTGATTTTTATTTGTTATCATTGGTCCATTTATCATTTGCaaaatataacattttttttaatcatcttaaATTTTGCCTTGCAGGGTCATGGTCACGACACGCATCACGGGGAAGTGTCGCATGGCGGAGGTCACGATGGAGGTCACGGGGATCACGGAGGTCATGGAGGTCACGGAGGTGGTCACGGAGATGATCATGGTGGAGGTCACGGAGGTGGTCACGGAGATGATCATGGTGGAGGTCACGGAGGTGGTCACGGAGATGATCACGGAGGGGGTCACGGAGATGACCACGGCGGAGGTCACGGCGGAGGTCATGGTCACCACGGACCTGGCCCTCACAGACACGGGGATCACGGGCCTCCTCACCCTGGCTACTCGGTGAGTTCAGTGGGTCTCCTTgctgggggaaggtggcagagtggtggtGTCGCTTATCTACCAATTACACGTGTCCGTGAGgctctgggttccaatcccggtctcgcccattcttccaaagtttgactgggaaaaatcaaactgggcgtatGCTTATTCGGATGAGACCGTAACCTaaaggtccttcttcttcttcttcttttcttcttcccgttacacgaccaacatcgacttgccgatgactctgtcgtggttcatgcatgcttggtattttcgtgtctctataacccaccgaacattgacatgggttacgggatctttaacgtgcgtatttgatcttctgcgtgcgtatacacacgaagggggttcaggcacaagcaggtctgcacatatgttgacctgggagatcagaaaattctccaccctttgcccaccaggcgcagttaccgtgattcgaacctgggacccttaggttgaaagtccaacgcttaaaacactcagctattgcgcccatcgcgCCCGTTTGCAGTATGCACTAAAAAGGAACCCATGACagcaaaaatgttgtcctctggtaaaaacaAAATTGTAGAGCAAATCCACCTAGATGGTAACACaaatatattacacatacactcAATgtcaaagtgcgttgggttacgctgctggtcagtcatctgcctatcagatgttgtgtagcgttcatggatttgtccgaacgcagtttgagaaactgaaactgaactctccTTGGTTACTCTGTGAATTAACTTCTTGGCTGTTGGGAAAAGGCCAAGGCAGAGTCGGTTAGCCGTAGCACTTCTGATCGactgtccaccagtgatcagggttcgaggccccgtttcggcatggtgttgtgtccttgtgaaaggcacttGGAGATGCCGTTTACAGTTTTGCACGAGAGGCCGATGTGACATTTCTCTGGCATCTTTATTCGAGACAAAAATCGTACCATTTGATGTCATGGATCTTGTGAAACCTCTCGGTGTCAAAGGCGTCTTTTTTTCTGATGTGTGGTCTTTAGTTGTTGACAAGATTCGCACCCGTATGATGACATGACGATGAAATTAATGAATCACCTGACAAGAAGATTGGAAGGGGATTGAGGGAGACCTGACAAGATTGGAGAGGGATTGAGGGAGACCTGACAAGATTGGAGAGGGATTGAGGGAGACCTGACAAGATTGGAGGGGGATTGAGGGAGACCTGACAAGattggagagggagtgagggagacctGACAAGAAGATTGGAGAGGGATTGAGGGAGACCTGACAAGAAGATTGGAGAGGGATTGAGGGAGACCTGACAAGAAGATTGGAGGGGGATTGAGGGAGACCTGACAAGATTGGAGGGGGATTGAGGGAGACCTGACAAGATTGGAGGGGGATTGAGGGAGACCTGACAAGATTGGAGAGGGATTGAGGGAGACCTGACAAGATTGGAGAGGGATTGAGGGAGACCTGACAAGATTGGAGGGGGATTGAGGGAGACCTGACAAGATTGGAGAGGGATTGAGGGAGACCTGACAAGattggagagggagtgagggagacctGACAAGAAGATTGGAGAGGGATTGAGGGAGACCTGACAAGAAGATTGGAGAGGGATTGAGGGAGACCTGACAAGAAGATTGGAGAGGGATTGAGGGAGACCTGACAAGAAGATTGGAGGGGGATTGAGGGAGACCTGACaagattggagggggggggattgagggagacCTGACAAGAAGATTGGAGGGGATTGAGGGAGACCTGACAAGAAGattggagagggggagtgagggagacctGACAAGAAgattggagagggagagtgagggagacctGACAAGAAGattggagagggggagtgagggagacctGACAAGAagattggagaggggggggggagtgagggaggcctGACAAgaagattggaggggggggggattgagggagacCTGACAAGAAGattggagagggggagtgagggagacctGACAAGAAGattggagagggggagtgagggagacctGACAAGAAGattggagagggggagtgagggagacctGACAAGAagattggagagggggggggagtgagggaggcctGACAAGAAGattggaggggagtgagggaggcctGACAAGAAGATTGgagagggggggattgagggagacCTGACAAGAagattggagaggggggggattgagggagacCTGACAAGAAGattggaggggagtgagggaggcctGACAAGAAGATTGgagagggggggattgagggagacCTGACAAGAagattggagaggggggggattgagggagacCTGACAAGAAGattggaggggagtgagggaggcctGACAAGAAGATTGgagagggggggattgagggagacCTGACAAGAagattggagagggggggggattgagggagacCTGACAAGAagattggagagggggggggattgagggagacCTGACAAGAAGATTGgagagggggggattgagggagacCTGACAAGAAGATTGgagagggggggattgagggagacCTGACAAGAagattggagaggggggggggattgagggagacCTGACAAGAAGATTGgagagggggggattgagggagacCTGACAAGAagattggagagggggggggggattgagggagacCTGACAAgaagattggaggggggggggggagtgagggggaattGTAGAGTGGGGAGGGAAATAGGCCAGAGAAGAGACGGTCGCATTGACCGAATGGCTAGAGTGCTGGACTCTCGCCCGAGTTTCTGGAGTTCGATTCCACgtttcggcgcacctggtgggtgaagggtggagattgtaCCGATCTCTTAGGTCGATATGAGTGCAGacatgctggtgcctgaacctcctttgcgtgcagaaagatcctgtaatctatgtctgCGTTTGGTGGGGTATGGGaccaggaacatacccagcatgcacaaccccgaaaacggagtatggctgtctacaaggCGGAGTAAAATCGATCGTGCATGTAagcgtgggggttgcagcccacgaacacagaagaaggaggcggagaagaagacgaacagtAGAGGAAGCCACAACGAACAGATTAGTCTTCGGGCAATCGTCCATCATATCTGACTGtccagtttcagcagctcaagaaggcgtcgcagcgttcggacaaatccatatacgctacaccacatctgccaagcagatgcctgaccagcagcgtaacccaacgcgctttgtcaggccttgagaaaaggaatgccaacagcacccggtgttcccaggcggtcacccatccaagtatccaagtactaaccgggcccgacgttgcttaacttcggtgatcggacgagaaccggtgttttcaacgtggtatggccgttggcaaaaagtatgtcagaagtgggattggaacccacgCCTGGAGAACCAGACTGCGACCTGAACGCAGCGCCTTGGACCGCTCGGCCATCCTGACAACTGTCCACAGAGTGACAGTTGACCCAGTTGTTtgtctcccacccacacccacacccccacccccattcacctTCATCACTGTTCCCGTCTCACTTTCTACCATTCTAAGTTTTATGTCATCTGTTCTTTTCACATGTGACCGACTTTAAAATCCAACGGTATCTGGGTCACATGACATCAGTCTGTTGTTGACATGAATTACGTGAGTCACTGCGAAAAAATGCGGATCAGAGATAGTGGAAACaggggggtttttgttggtttttttgttgttgttgttgttgttgttgtttttgtttttttaataaattaattgttaaaaagaaacgaaaggaaaaaaaaacgaaagcaaaACCACTGTGATTGATAGATGGGAGACAATCGtggaggggagggcagagggggatAGGGAGGTTGTTGCATGTTTGTCATTGCGCTATGAACTTAACTTAACAGGGGTTTCTTGGATtttattttacaaatgaaggGCCAAGTAAGGAGCATTGTTGCCATGAAATTAAAATGTGTTGGTTGACTTGTTTGCTGCTTTGCAACAGGGTAggtgaaaatggtgtgtgtgtgagagagagagagagagagagagagagagagagagagagagagagagagatttagactagatggtttattcataaggtcATGGCCCCTCAGAAGAGGTTGTACGTGAACATAACAAAAGTGTATTCATATTATTATGGAACATCGtcttttaagagagagagggagcaggggagacacagacagagaaagatacacacagacacagagagagacagagacacagagagagactgacagacagagcaggaaacagacggatatatatatatatatataataaacagagacagcgacagtggaagacaaaagacaagaggcagacacagagaagaccAAGAGAGCTCACTCTTcctgcacctcccctcccccacccccatccccaccaccagctccccctagcccccaacccctgaaaacacacacacacacacacacacacacacacacacacacacacacacaccaccaccaccaccaccaccaccaccaccaccacctccccaccccctttcctttgATTCCCATAATTATCTTCCccgttcttcctccccccccccccccccgctccccccccccccccacctcctgtttccctacactctctcttcaccTTCTGAAAGTTGCACAAACATGCATGTCCGTCATTTCAGCCCGTCTCTCGCTACTTACGCAAGCACGcgctctccctctacctctcctccATCTATCACCGTATGAAACCAGACCAGACGTGAACTGTCCCGTAAAATGTGACAGCAGTCCGTGAGACATGACTCACTGATGCCAGAATTATGCCCATTTGTCAGCCTTCAAGATACCCTCTTGTTCTTCTAAGTTTTCCAAACACGTTGATTTTTAAAATtgaggacaggaaaaaaaattaaaacaatcaaaaagagagagagagagataaggcctaatgtaaaaaaaaaatagtaataatgaattatgtatttaaaacaacaacaagaaacacagatAGAAAGGGTTCATTATTTGCATTGcaaaacaagtttcagtttcagtttcagtagcttaaaaAAAAGATGGAGCAAACATTGTCTCTTTAAAAATGGGGTCATGTGAAACGTCAGTCAAACTTAGAATTTCCCGTCGAGCCATAGCGACACAAATTAAAATTAGAATTTCTCACTGGAACATGCTCTTACTAAGCCTAACTTTTAATTTCTCAACAAACCATTCCATGCCATTTATATTCATatttacagatagatagatagatcgacgaCGTGcaacccgctgtgtgtgtgtgtgtctgtgtgtgtgtctgtgtctgtgtctgtgtgtgtgtctgtctgtctgtctgtgtctgtctgtctgtgtctgtgtgtgtgcgagcacgtaaattcatgtatgtttgtgtgtgtgtgtgtgtgtgtgtgtgtgtgtgtgtgtgtgtgtgtgtgtgtgtgtgtgtgtgtgtgtgtgtgtgtgtcattctgtcagtaAGTGTGTCTGTCACTCCGTTGGACATGGCATGACCTTGACAGCATCACAAAGCCATCTCTTATTCTCCGTTTCCGCTCTCTCTGTGGACACAGATGCCTTTGTTTTCGTGCAGGGCTGGCCGCCAAACCATCAAGAACATGAACATCACAGCTAAATCTCAAGAgacaagacagtgtgtgtgtgtgtgtgtgtgtgtgtgtgtgtgtgtgtgtgtgtgtgtgtgtgtgtgtgtgtgtgtgtgtgtgtgtgtgtgtgttttcacgtggGCAGTAAATTAAAAGACTAACTAAACGCTTAAAATAAACCTCATTTTTCAATGTCATTccaacacactgaaaaacaagtGGGATACATTTTACATCCTATGTTTtactctttcgtttttcttttcttaattctttttttttttctttttttttttttttgtccacagtTTCCCAtgaagtaaaagaaagaagaaagaagataaaaaaaaaggaagcagtagatttttttttaaataaaaaaagaaaagactgcaGGAACTTAATACTTAAAATAGACACCATTTTTCACCGTCATTGCAACACATTGAAAGACAAATGGGTGCCATCTTGTTGCATCCTTTGCGTTCTTTTTCtccataaattgtgtgtgtgtatgtgtgtgtgtgtgcgtgtgtgtgtgtgtgtgtgtgtgtttcttacccATGTCAGTTTTAAATCTGTTTAGGACTCAAAAtaccaggataaaaaaaaaaatctcctcacATTTCTGTCTTCGTGTTTCTCTTGCGCTAGTCCCCTTTCCTTATCACTGCTTGTCActactgtttctctctatctatctctgaatctctctgcatcttctctgtgtggtgtgtgtgtgtgtgtgtgtgtgtgtgtaccacttccctcccccctctctctctgtctgtaccacttccctttctctcccccccccccccaccccctccccaccgcttCTGCAGGTGTTTCCTCTTCTGCATTCGGACTACGATAAACCTTTGTCAAGCTAACAGCAGTCACCGAcgactcactctctgtctctctgtctctctctgtctctctctctgtgtctgtctgtctgtctctatctgtgtgtgtatgtgtgtgtgtgtgtgtgtgtgtgtgtgtgtgcgtgtgcgtgtgtgtgtgtagtgttgaccctgtttcagggcggggactggatgtaaaaaaaaaaagtgcgccagtgcaTATCTATCattctcgaaaataaagaattttgtcgtgtgtgtgtgtgtgtgtgtgtgtgtgtgtgtttgtgtgtgagagacagagagagagagagagctgaagtaGCTCTGCGTAATAAACATGACTCGCCCGCCTGGATCCTGAGCTGTAAAGATGTCCCAACTGTcactcctcctcgtcttcctcctgtaaatcctcaacctcctcctcctcccttcctctcctccaccccctctccttcttctctcgtGACAAAGAGGGACAGTCAGTAgccgacggacggacagacagccgGAGGACCTGAGGACCGGACAAGCCAGTTCATGTAACAAACCGAGAGTGTCTTGTCATACACGATCTCCCCCATGCTATCTCAGTCTTGATAAATGACGGCCTTGTGGGGTattggtcggtggtggtggtggtggtgtggggttgaggggggtgtagtattaggggttgggtggggggggaggggtgtggggggggggtgtaattgcGCTAAAACTGGCCGTATTTTTCACCGCGTGGATTACAGAGTTTCCGTGTCTGTCATATTCCGTTTCCTCCCgcacttgtccccccccccttcccgccctccAAACCACGCCCCAAAGACGTGATTGTCATGTGTAGCAGCATCACCGGAGCAGTATATGTAATGGTGATGGCGATAGCAATGGTGTATGATTGtcgtggttgtagtagtagtagtagtcattgcagcagctgcaacagcagcagataCAGTAGTagcagagagtgagggggaaaaaaggaaacattCACACaagccgagacagacagacagacagacagactagcggAAAACCTCAACGTCATTCGAGCCAAGGCAACAGCTCATCAGCTAAAGGTGGCTTCACACTTGGAAACGTTTTGTAGCCTAGCTCACGTTTCACGAAGCATGAAACTAACGCTTTGAAATCGTGCGGCTCGTCCGATGCCTGTCTTGTCGCTGGTTTTTGCTGACTGAACGTAGCATGCTTCCTTTATTATATGAACAAGGTGTGCCTGTCGTTTTGATATGTGTTGGGATTTGGTTTTcggttaggtttttttgtttgtttgtttgttgtagtttttgtttgtttgtttgttttggtttgttttgttttgtttttatttttttttttttgttttcctattaatGGTTTTCTTGAGTTCTTCCTTGACATTGACAAGAacgtgttttggttgtttgtttgtttgttttgtttctgtgttatcGGTATCTTAATTAAGTACTTTCCTTTCATCAATACGATGCGTCCAAGTTttgggtgtgtggttttttgttgtttgtttttgttttgtttgtttgtttgtttgtttttgttttttttgtttttgttttttggttgtgtttttttgtttgttttgttttgtttttgttttgttttttttttttttgtgtttttgtttgtttgtttttttgttttgtttgttttttgtttgttttgtttttgttgttgttgttgttgtttttgtcggtggtattttctttccttttctttttctatcatgtttcatatatatatatatatatatatatatatatgtgtgtgtgtgtgtgtgtgtgtgtgtgtgtgtgtgtgtgtgtgtgtgtgtgtgtgtgtgtgtgtgtgtgtgtgtgtgtgtgtgtgtgtgtgtgtgtgtgtgtgtgtgtgtgtgtgtgtgtgtgtgtgttcttctttctttcgttcgtttgttttgctgttgctgttgttgtcgcttttGAATGCAAATCATTCTCTTCTGTATTCATTATTCTTCTGTTGTTGACAAAAACATCACGTGCTTCTGGTCAGATCGTTccctacacctccctccctccctcatcttcccCGTTGTTTGTTATGTAATGTTGGTGAgtgtgttgggattttttttttttttttttttttttggggggggttgttttgttttttgtttgtttgttttgttttgttttgttgttgttttttaccaacGCAGTAAACAGTTATGTTACATGATGTGTATGTGGTTAAGGTTTGTCCCACTAAATGGCTAGCTTTCTATaatgcgcgcgcgagcacgcacacacacacacacacacacacacacatgaatgcgtTAAAGATAATCAGTGAAGGAAGGAGATGATTTATTTAAcaactttgtttttgtcttttctgttgcAGGGCGTTGGTACTTTGCACGTCACAACGAATTTCGTCACGGCAGCCACAGTTCTGACAGTTATGATGCTCCTCTTCTGAGTTCCCTCCCCTTAAAACCCATCACTTCCatccccacaatcaccatcatcccTGTTGTAAaaaataagaatttaaaaaaaaaaaaaaaaacaaacgaaagaaaaaaagacagaaagaaagaatgaaagaaagaaagaaagagcacatgttgagagagaaaaaaaaaagatttgaaaatGTGTAAATAATGAATGAGTCGGTGGATGTTACGTTcttgttttgaaaaagaaaaggaataaagcttatcattattgttgctgttgttgatattattattattatttgaaggaggaggaggaggaaataatgCATTCACCAGGACTGGTTAAACGGATGGTAGGTGTCCTTCTCTTTTCAGTTTGGCCTTCTAGTTTCAATGGAAAGACAAAAGTGCTAAAAGGTTGAACAGAAAAGAAGAGTAAGCAAATGAACATATGAAGGgctgcatggatggatggagcaGCGAGTGAATGTTTGAATGCGCGAATCAGCGAACGTGTGACGAATGAACAAGAATGAGAGAGTGACATGGTCAATAAGAGAAAAAGGACTGGAAAACAAAGGGAAGTAACCA from Babylonia areolata isolate BAREFJ2019XMU chromosome 11, ASM4173473v1, whole genome shotgun sequence includes the following:
- the LOC143287417 gene encoding uncharacterized protein LOC143287417, translating into MVTTRITGKCRMAEVTMEVTGITEVMEVTEVVTEMIMVEVTEVVTEMIMVEVTEVVTEMITEGVTEMTTAEVTAEVMVTTDLALTDTGITGLLTLATRALVLCTSQRISSRQPQF